A single Diceros bicornis minor isolate mBicDic1 chromosome 7, mDicBic1.mat.cur, whole genome shotgun sequence DNA region contains:
- the SPA17 gene encoding sperm surface protein Sp17: protein MSIPFSNTNYRIPQGFGNLLEGLTREILREQPDNIPAFAAAYFENLLEIREKTNFDPAEWGSKVDDRFYNNHVFQEQEPPEKCEPDKEKSQTSVKEETPVTALESSEEDKEKEENAALKIQAAFRGHLAREEVKKMKPDDDQENESEENN, encoded by the exons ATGTCGATTCCATTCTCCAACACCAACTACCGAATTCCACAAGGATTTGGAAATCTTCTTGAAGGGCTGACACGCGAGATTCTGAGGGAGCAACCGGACAATATACCAGCTTTTGCAGCAGCGTATTTTGAGAATCTTCTAGAGATAAGAGAga aaaCCAACTTTGATCCAGCAGAATGGGGGAGTAAAGTAGATGACCGCTTCTATAACAACCATGTATTCCAG gaGCAAGAACCACCTGAGAAATGTGAGCCTGACAAAGAAAAGTCTCAGACATCTGTGAAAGAGGAGACTCCAGTCACAGCCTTA GAATCTTCTGAAGAagataaggaaaaagaggagaatgcTGCTCTCAAAATCCAGGCAGCCTTCCGGGGACACTTAGCCAGAGAAgaggtgaagaaaatgaaaccTGATGAtgatcaagaaaatgaaagtgaGGAAAACAACTGA